Below is a genomic region from Candidatus Neomarinimicrobiota bacterium.
AAAATTGACTTTTGTCAGACACTCTGATTCTGCTTACAAATGTCCCGCATTCCTTCTCAAACCCTCAGCTTTGGTTCTTTTAATGGGGGAACCTTTAAATTCGGCTCTGAACTCGTCGTCAGAAATAGTGCTTGCAAATTCAACGTCGAGTTCCGTCCCCAATTCTGATGGTTGAAATGCGTATTCATCCGTTTCTGTCTGAAAATTATTCCATGGGCAGACTTCCTGGCAGATGTCACACCCGTAAATCCAGCCATTCAAACTCGGCGTATTTTCATCGAATTCGCCTTTGTGCTCGATCGTGAGATAGGAAATACATAAATTCGAGTCTAATATATATGGTTCAACTAAAGCGTTTGTCGGACAGTTATCCAGACAGAGTGTACAACTACCGCAAAAATCCGGAACAGGGAGATCCGATTCTAATTCTAAATCTGTGAATATTTCAGCGAGAAAAAGCCACGACCCCGTCTCTTTTGTCAGCAAATTAGTGTTTTTACCTATCCAGCCGATCCCCGCCCTGACCGCTAAGGCTTTTTCCATAACCGGAGCCGTATCGCAGCACGATTTGAACTTAGCATGCGGATACAATTTCTCCAATTTCCCGGTCATTCTTCTCAACTTCTCGCCGAGAACGTCATGATAGTCTTCACCCCAGGCATAATTCGATATCTTACCCATATTTTTGGCGCCGGAATGCCTGTTCGATGTGTAATAATTAACGCCCAAAGAAATTATAGATCTTGTTCCGGGAAAATATGATTCGGGATTCGTCCTCCAATCAAATTTTTTCTCCATCCATTTCATACTGCCGTGAAAACCGTGGTCAATCCACTCTTTTAATATTTGCCCTTCTTTATCGAGGGGCTGGGCACCCGATACCCCGAAATGCGTAAAACCTACCTCGGTAGCGATTGACTTTATAGTTCGTTTGAGCTCTGTCATAACCGGCTTTAGAAAAGAATCTACTTATAGGTCTTTGATTTATGCAAAATTTGCGCTTGCGTTTTCTGCGTGATATGAAGAACGGACAAGAGGTCCCGATTCGACCGTCGCGAAACCCGATATGAGACCATAGGCTTTGAGTTCGGCGAATTCAAGCGGATGAACGAATCTTTCTACCGGCAGATGCCTCTTCGAGGGCTGTAAATACTGACCAACAGTCAGTATATCACAACCGTGTGATTTTAGATCGCTGATTACTTCCAAAATTTCGTCGAATCTCTCGCCCAATCCGACCATCATACCGCTTTTTGTCACAGCGCCGAAATT
It encodes:
- the queG gene encoding tRNA epoxyqueuosine(34) reductase QueG, which gives rise to MTELKRTIKSIATEVGFTHFGVSGAQPLDKEGQILKEWIDHGFHGSMKWMEKKFDWRTNPESYFPGTRSIISLGVNYYTSNRHSGAKNMGKISNYAWGEDYHDVLGEKLRRMTGKLEKLYPHAKFKSCCDTAPVMEKALAVRAGIGWIGKNTNLLTKETGSWLFLAEIFTDLELESDLPVPDFCGSCTLCLDNCPTNALVEPYILDSNLCISYLTIEHKGEFDENTPSLNGWIYGCDICQEVCPWNNFQTETDEYAFQPSELGTELDVEFASTISDDEFRAEFKGSPIKRTKAEGLRRNAGHL